Proteins encoded in a region of the Zea mays cultivar B73 chromosome 4, Zm-B73-REFERENCE-NAM-5.0, whole genome shotgun sequence genome:
- the LOC103653610 gene encoding histone H3.2: MARTKQTARKSTGGKAPRKQLATKAARKSAPATGGVKKPHRFRPGTVALREIRKYQKSTELLIRKLPFQRLVREIAQDFKTDLRFQSSAVAALQEAAEAYLVGLFEDTNLCAIHAKRVTIMPKDIQLARRIRGERA, encoded by the coding sequence ATGGCCCGCAcgaagcagacggcgcgcaagtcGACGGGCGGCAAGGCGCCCCGCAAGCAGCTGGCCACCAAGGCGGCGCGCAAGTCGGCGCCGGCAACCGGTGGCGTGAAGAAGCCTCACCGCTTCCGCCCCGGCACCGTCGCGCTCCGGGAGATTCGCAAGTACCAGAAGAGCACGGAGCTGCTCATCCGCAAGCTGCCCTTCCAGCGCCTCGTCCGTGAGATCGCGCAGGATTTCAAGACCGACCTCCGCTTCCAGTCCTCCGCTGTCGCCGCGCTGCAGGAGGCCGCCGAGGCCTACCTCGTGGGGCTCTTCGAGGACACCAACCTCTGCGCCATCCACGCCAAGCGCGTCACCATCATGCCCAAGGACATCCAGCTCGCGCGCCGCATCAGGGGCGAGAGGGCTTGA